A single genomic interval of Gossypium raimondii isolate GPD5lz chromosome 11, ASM2569854v1, whole genome shotgun sequence harbors:
- the LOC105803362 gene encoding formin-like protein 1, which translates to MLSSLSFSFSFFFSSLLFWSCQSFPIHSRRILHQPFLPFGSTPPSDPPPPASPPPFSSTSPPPDSPFFPSFSSSPPPPSPSSLASFPANISSLDIPHAPSPNHSSRTVLILAIVAAVSAFVVSALLLFFYCRRRKQKRSFVDDNKTLTSNNSSRLYPSNNVHNARKLRTTSATSSELLYLGTLVNSRGGIGDGSNNSPANARFDPRKMDSPELQPLPPLSRQSTGRNFRAGEVESVAEEEEDFYSPRGSLDGRDSPSRNGSGSRRVFATIAVKNIESTSTSSCSSSSSSSSGGSHSLSISPPVSSSPVRSDPKSPGLVQVQPSSTPGRMSADSPRLPNASNGNVRSPSSSSTLTSPERENPEGRSLRSPSLSPMSIPNPDSHVVSDRNIGSPSLSSAATSPNRTLIEKLDASIRNFKDLVRNMGTPSISASAATSSSAKGSPVNDMGRNRTRSPSVRSASASPEKNMVNNPSEFPRMVSELNPIVRYPSMSSASTSPERALNENENERSPLLSPASPSSDGSFGKSPKKSPLVVAFWDYNRSSSFSSSASSSLRRDSENSPDASPVRVSGDLEKPMLTPPPPPPPPPPPPPPKQRRLWEKPLPSASIIKQISKPPPLVPPSMPFMTHNPISISQVELPTRSESEAVEEEDAEEASKPKLKPLHWDKVRASSDREMVWDHLRSSSFKLNEEMIETLFVAKTPNPKPKQATPRSVLPSPNQDNRVLDPKKAQNIAILLRALNVTVEEVCEALLEGNADTLGTELLESLLKMAPTKEEERKLKDYKDDSPVKLGPAEKFLKAVLDIPFAFKRVDAMLYMANFESEVEYLKKSFQTLENACEELRTSRMFLKLLEAVLKTGNRMNVGTNRGDAHAFKLDTLLKLVDVKGADGKTTLLHFVVQEIIRTEGARLSDADQTQSSTVNEDARCRKLGLQVVSSLSSELTNVKKAAAMDSEVLNSDVLKLSRGIENISDVLRLNEKMASDESLEKFSESMNKFMKMAEEEIIRIQAHESVALSLVKEITEYFHGNSTKEEAHPFRIFMVVRDFLTVLERVCKEVGMINERTVVSSAHKFPVPVNPMMQPVFPVPVNPMMSQAFAGFQGRPRYGSGSDDETASP; encoded by the exons ATGCTCTCCTCCctctccttctccttctccttcttcttctcttccttgTTGTTTTGGTCATGTCAATCCTTTCCCATTCATAGCCGTCGGATCCTCCATCAACCTTTCTTGCCATTTGGATCTACTCCGCCGTCTGATCCTCCTCCTCCGGCTTCTCCTCCGCCTTTTTCTTCCACTTCTCCTCCTCCCGACTCTCCTTTCTTCCCCTCTTTCTCTTCATCTCCCCCTCCTCCTTCTCCTTCCTCCTTGGCTTCTTTCCCCGCCAACATTTCCTCCCTCGACATCCCTCACGCTCCCTCTCCCAACCACAGCTCCCGCACTGTCCTCATCCTTGCCATTGTCGCCGCCGTTTCCGCTTTCGTCGTCTCTGCTTTACTCCTCTTCTTCTATTGCCGCCGCCGCAAGCAGAAACGTAGTTTCGTCGACGATAACAAGACCTTAACGTCCAACAATAGTAGCAGGTTGTACCCCAGCAACAATGTTCATAATGCTCGTAAGCTGAGGACAACTTCCGCCACTAGTTCCGAGTTGCTTTATTTGGGTACGTTGGTAAATTCCCGAGGCGGGATCGGAGATGGCTCCAATAATTCGCCGGCCAATGCTAGGTTTGATCCCAGGAAAATGGATTCCCCGGAGCTCCAGCCGTTACCGCCGTTGTCTCGACAGAGCACCGGTCGGAACTTTCGAGCCGGTGAAGTTGAGTCGGTTgctgaagaagaagaggatTTTTATTCACCAAGAGGATCTCTCGATGGCCGAGATAGTCCTAGTCGAAATGGATCCGGGTCAAGAAGAGTATTCGCGACGATTGCTGTAAAAAACATTGAGTCTACAAGTACTTCCTCGTGTTCATCTTCGAGTTCAAGTTCCTCCGGCGGGTCTCATTCACTTAGTATTTCTCCGCCGGTTAGTTCGAGTCCGGTAAGATCTGACCCGAAATCTCCAGGACTCGTGCAAGTTCAACCTTCTTCAACTCCGGGGAGGATGTCAGCTGATTCGCCACGACTTCCCAATGCGTCCAATGGAAATGTACGATCTCCCTCGTCGTCTTCAACTTTAACGTCACCGGAGAGGGAAAATCCAGAAGGCCGAAGCTTGCGATCTCCTTCGTTGTCTCCGATGTCGATCCCGAACCCAGATTCACATGTTGTTTCCGATCGAAACATTGGATCACCATCACTGTCTTCGGCTGCTACTTCGCCAAATAGAACGTTGATCGAGAAACTAGATGCATCGATTAGAAATTTCAAGGATTTGGTTCGAAATATGGGGACTCCATCGATTTCAGCTTCAGCTGCAACTAGTTCATCAGCCAAAGGATCTCCGGTTAATGATATGGGTCGAAACCGAACAAGGTCCCCATCAGTTCGTTCAGCTTCGGCTTCTCCTGAGAAGAACATGGTAAATAATCCGAGTGAATTTCCAAGAATGGTTAGTGAGTTGAATCCAATTGTTAGGTATCCTTCAATGTCATCAGCCTCGACATCACCGGAAAGGGCtttgaatgaaaatgagaaTGAGCGGTCTCCTTTACTATCACCGGCTTCACCATCATCGGATGGAAGTTTTGGGAAAAGCCCAAAGAAGTCACCATTGGTGGTTGCTTTTTGGGATTACAATAGGAGCTCTTCGTTCTCATCTTCAGCTTCTTCATCACTAAGAAGAGATTCGGAGAATAGTCCTGATGCATCTCCTGTAAGAGTTAGCGGAGATTTAGAGAAGCCTATGTTGACTCCACCGCCGCCGCCACCACCACCTCCTCCTCCGCCTCCTCCGAAGCAACGACGGCTCTGGGAGAAACCACTTCCATCAGCAtctataataaaacaaatatcgAAGCCGCCTCCTCTTGTGCCCCCTTCGATGCCTTTTATGACACACAACCCAATTAGTATTTCTCAAGTCGAGTTGCCTACAAGGTCTGAGTCTGAGGCAGTGGAGGAAGAGGATGCGGAGGAGGCTTCAAAACCCAAGTTAAAGCCTTTACATTGGGATAAAGTACGAGCCAGTTCTGATCGTGAAATGGTGTGGGATCACCTCAGATCAAGCTCATTCAA GTTGAATGAGGAGATGATTGAAACACTATTTGTCGCAAAAACACCGAATCCTAAACCAAAGCAAGCAACTCCACGTTCTGTTCTTCCTTCACCAAACCAAGATAACAGAGTGTTGGATCCCAAAAAGGCACAAAACATAGCAATTTTGTTGAGGGCACTCAATGTGACCGTCGAGGAAGTTTGTGAAGCCCTTTTAGAAG GTAATGCTGATACACTCGGCACTGAACTTCTTGAAAGTTTATTGAAAATGGCTCCGACCAAGGAAGAAGAACGCAAGTTGAAGGACTACAAAGATGATTCACCAGTCAAGCTTGGGCCAGCTGAGAAGTTTTTAAAAGCAGTTCTTGATATACCCTTTGCGTTCAAAAGGGTGGATGCAATGCTCTACATGGCTAACTTCGAGTCTGAAGTTGAATACCTTAAAAAATCTTTCCAAACTCTAGAG AATGCTTGCGAGGAATTGAGAACCAGTAGGATGTTTTTGAAGCTTCTAGAGGCTGTGCTCAAGACTGGGAACCGCATGAATGTCGGGACAAACCGTGGTGATGCCCATGCCTTCAAACTTGATACACTCCTTAAGCTTGTTGATGTGAAGGGTGCGGATGGGAAGACCACACTCCTGCATTTTGTTGTACAAGAAATCATAAGAACTGAGGGTGCTCGTCTTTCCGATGCTGACCAAACTCAAAGCTCCACTGTAAACGAAGATGCTCGGTGTAGGAAGCTCGGTTTACAAGTTGTTTCTAGTCTCAGTTCAGAGCTCACCAATGTGAAGAAAGCTGCAGCAATGGATTCCGAGGTACTTAACAGCGATGTCTTGAAGCTTTCTAGAGGCATCGAAAACATCAGCGACGTTCTaagattaaatgaaaaaatggCATCGGACGAGAGCCTGGAGAAGTTTTCCGAATCAATGAACAAGTTCATGAAAATGGCCGAGGAAGAGATTATAAGGATTCAAGCCCATGAAAGTGTGGCCTTATCTCTGGTAAAGGAGATTACTGAATACTTCCATGGGAACTCAACAAAAGAAGAGGCCCACCCATTTAGAATCTTTATGGTGGTGAGGGATTTCCTTACGGTTCTTGAACGGGTCTGCAAGGAAGTTGGGATGATAAATGAACGAACCGTTGTTAGTTCTGCCCATAAATTCCCAGTCCCAGTGAATCCAATGATGCAACCAGTGTTCCCAGTTCCAGTGAATCCAATGATGTCCCAAGCTTTTGCTGGATTTCAGGGTAGACCGCGGTATGGTTCTGGTTCTGATGACGAGACTGCATCACCTTAG
- the LOC105803363 gene encoding acyl-coenzyme A thioesterase 2, chloroplastic, with the protein MELNCSSPKTIPVVSTFTANGSDSSSTRKPISLWPGMYHSPVTNALWEARSKIFERLLDPPKDAPPQSELLTKTPSQSRTTIFYNFSSDYILREQYRDPWNEVRMGMLLEDLDALAGTISVKHCSDDDSTTRPLLLVTAAVDKIVLKKPISVDIDLKIVGSVIWVGRSSIEIQLDVIQSLKEESDVSHSVALAANFIFVARDSKTGKAAAVNRLSPETEREKFLFEEAEARSKLRKKKRVDRRKLENGEVNQLEPLLAEGRIFCDMPALADRDSILLRDTRLENALICQPQQRNIHGRIFGGFLMHRAFELAFSTAYVFAGLVPCFLEVDHVDFLRPVDVGDFLRLTSCVLYTKLENPDQPLINVEVVAHVTRPEIRSSEVSNTFYFTFSVRPEAKATKNGFKIRNVVPATEEEARRILERMDAEMPQQNQ; encoded by the exons ATGGAATTGAATTGCTCATCTCCTAAAACCATCCCTGTAGTTTCAACGTTTACAGCAAACGGCTCGGATTCTTCCTCAACCAGGAAGCCTATAAGCTTATGGCCTGGTATGTACCATTCACCGGTTACCAACGCTTTATGGGAAGCCAGGTCCAAAATCTTCGAGAGACTCCTTGATCCACCAAAAGATGCACCCCCTCAGAGCGAATTGCTCACCAAAACTCCCTCTCAAAGTCGAACCACCatcttttataacttttcatctGATTATATCTTGAGAGAACAATATAGGGATCCCTGGAATGAAGTTAGAATGGGCATGTTGCTTGAAGACCTTGATGCTTTAGCTGGGACTATCTCTGTCAAG CATTGTTCAGATGATGATAGCACAACAAGGCCTCTGTTGCTGGTAACAGCTGCTGTTGATAAGATTGTTTTGAAGAAGCCCATTAGTGTTGACATTGATCTCAAAATAGTTGGTTCTGTCATATGGGTTGGGAGATCATCAATTGAGATTCAATTAGATGTTATTCAATCCCTAAAAG AAGAATCGGATGTTTCGCATTCAGTAGCTCTAGCAGCTAACTTCATCTTTGTGGCCCGTGACTCTAAGACCGGGAAAGCTGCTGCTGTTAACCGGCTTTCTCCAGAAACTGAACGTGAgaaatttctttttgaagaaGCTGAAGCTAGAAGcaaattgagaaaaaagaaaagagtggaTAGAAGAAAACTCGAAAATGGGGAGGTAAATCAACTGGAACCACTCTTAGCAGAGGGCCGAATCTTTTGCGATATGCCGGCCTTAGCAGATAGAGACAGCATTCTTTTAAGGGATACCCGTCTTGAAAATGCTTTGATCTGTCAACCGCAGCAGAGGAACATCCATGGTCGAATTTTCGGAGGTTTCTTAATGCATCGAGCATTCGAGCTAGCTTTTTCAACAGCTTATGTCTTTGCTGGACTCGTGCCTTGCTTTTTAGAAGTTGATCATGTTGATTTCCTAAGGCCT GTCGATGTAGGCGACTTCCTTCGTTTGACGTCATGTGTTCTGTACACTAAACTCGAGAATCCGGATCAACCATTAATTAATGTTGAAGTCGTTGCTCATGTTACGAGGCCGGAGATCAGATCCAGTGAG GtatcaaatacattttatttcacATTCAGCGTCCGGCCAGAGGCAAAGGCCACAAAGAATGGATTTAAGATCCGGAATGTAGTTCCTGCAACAGAGGAAGAAGCACGGCGTATTCTAGAACGCATGGATGCTGAGATGCCACAGCAAAACCAGTGA